The DNA window CGGCCAGGATGCGGTTCTGCAGATACGGGTGCAGTTCGACCTGGTTGGTGGCGATGCGCGGCGCGCCGACCGCATCGAAGGCTTCGCGCAACAGGGCGATGTTGAAATTGGACACGCCGATCGCCCCGGTCAGGCCGGCGTCCTGGGCCTCGGCCAGGGCCTGCAGGGACTCGGCCACCGGCACCGCGCCGCCCGGCGAGGGCCAGTGGATCAGGGTCAGGTCGACGCGGTCGGTGCGCAGCTTGGCCAGGCTGTCGCGCAGGCTCGGGATCAGCCGCTCGCGCGACAGGTTTTCGGTCCAGATCTTGGTGGTCAGGAACAGCGTGTCGCGGGCCACGCCGCTGTCGGCGATGGCCTGGCCGACCTCGGCTTCGTTGCCGTAGATCTGCGCGGTGTCGATGTGGCGATAGCCGAGTTCCAGGCCGGTGCGGACCGAGTCGATCGCGGTCTGGCCCTTGAGGCGGTAGGTGCCGAGGCCGAAGGCGGGGATCTTCATGGGGAAACCTCTTGCGATGGAAACGGGGGAAGACGGGTAGCCGACGATGAGCCCGGCGCTACCGGCGGCGACGGCCTCGGTGGACGGGATGATCGGGCGGAGGGTCTGCCGGATGGGAATGCGCAGTGTCGGCGAACCGACTTTGGCGAAAAACAGCCTGATCGGCGAATTACTCTTGATTTGAAATCAATAACCGTCGCCGTCGAGGGGGCTTGCGCCGCTGCCAGCCCGGTGCCGGGACGCGGCTTGGATCATGGACGGACGAGCGGGGTGTCGTTGCTGCGCGTCCCTTGTCGCGGCTCACGCCGCTCCTGCAGGAGCACGCGCGGCCGGCGAACTCAGCGCTGTCCGCCGAACAGCCCGAACACGATCACGGCGACGATCAGCGCGGCCAGTGCGGCGAAGAAGATCTTGACCCAGCTGTAGGGCCGCTCGCCGGCGATCTGGCCGGTGTAGCCGTTGGCCAGGACCTGGAAATTGCGCGAGCCGTAGGTGTAGCTGACCAGCCACACCGGCACCAGGATGTGCTTGAAGGTGCGGCCGCTGTAGTCGGCCTGGACCTGCAGGTTGCGGTGGGTGTCGCCGGGCACGTCGTTGGCGCACAGCTGCCGGGTCTGTTGCTGCATCGATTCGGTGTTGAGCTCGGAGGCGCGGCGCAGATCGACCTGGTAACGCTCGACCAGCCAGCCGCGCACGAATTCCGGCGAGTAGGCCTTGAGGTCGGTGGTGGTCGGGAACTGGCCGATCTGTTCCAGCAGGCCGGCATGCACGCCGACCGTGCCCGGCACCAGCTCGTCGTCGAAGAAATGCTGCAGCGCGCCCGAGGCCGGTTCCCAGCGCACCCTGCGCACTTCGCGCGTGCGGCGCTGGCCGTTCTCGATGTAGCTCTCGGTCTCGTAGTAGTAGTAGCCGGCCTCGGCGCGCCAGCGCGCGGCGACGTGGGCGTCGAAGGTCCAGTACGGCAGGTACACGCCCTTGAGGGTGTCGGTCAGCGCCGCGGTCTTGAGCCGGTTCGGCGCGAACCAGCGCGTGCCGTACCACTTGCGGATCGCGTCGCGCACCTGGCCGTCGCTGAACTTGAACGGCAGCACGCTCTGCGGAGTGATCGCGTCGCCGAGGGATTCGTGGGCGATGATCGAGGGCGAGCCGCAGAACTCGCAGCGCTGCGCGACCTTGCCGTCGACGAACACCGAGATCGCCTTGCAGCTGCGGCACTGCACTTCGCGCCGCTCGGCGTCGCCGCCGTAGCCGCGCTGCTCGCTGGGGTGCTCGGCCAAGGCCCGGGCCAGGTCGAGTTCGACCACGGCCGTGCCCTGCGCTTCCTGCGCCGGCGACCACGGCACCACGGTGCCGCAGTACGGGCAGGCCAGCGCCTGCTTGGACGCATTCCATTGCAAATCCCCGCCGCACTCCGGGCAGGGATGTTTGCCGACGGTGGCGTTGTCCATCAGCCGCGCAGGAATTCTTCGAGTGCGGACTTGGCGATGCGGGTGGCGGAGCCGATCTTGCGCGCCTTGAGGTCGCCGACGGCGATCGCCGCCATCACGTCCTCGACCGACACGCCCAGGGTCGCGGCGGCCTGCTCCGGGGTCAGCACCTCCAGCGCGCCGGCGCCGGCCGCGGCGGCAGCGCCGGCCGCCGGCGCAGCGGGCTGGGCGTTCTGCATGCTGCGCATCATTTCCTGGGCGATGCCGAAGCCGACCGCCATCTGCGCCGGCACCGCGGCGGCCGCGGCGGCGTCGCCGCCCTGGCCCATCGCGCTGCCCATCTGGAACTTGACGTAGTCGTTGAGGTTGCCGACCGCGCTCATGCTCGAGCGCGCGTCGATCGCCTTCTCCACTTCCGGCGGCACCGACACGTTCTCCAGCACGAAGCCGGTGATCTCGATGCCGTACTTGGCGGTCATCGCCGGGTTGATCAGCGGCAGGAGCGCTTCGCCGAGTTCGCCATAGCGCGAGGCCACGTCCAGCGCCGGCACCTTGGCCGTGGCCAGGGCGTCGGTGAACACGCTGACGATGCGCGAGCGCATGGTGTCGGCGAATTCGTCGAGGCGGAAATTCTGGTCGGTGCCGGCCACTTCCTTGAGGAACTTGGGCGGGTCGACGATGCGGAAATCGTAGGTGCCGAAGGCGCGCAGGCGGACCACGCCGAAGTCGGCGTCGCGCATCATCACCGGGTTGGACGTGCCCCACTTGTTGCCGGTGAACAGGCGCGTGTTGAGGTAGTAGACGTCGCACTTGAACGGCGAGTTGAAGCCGTACTTCCAGCCCAGGATGGTGGACAGGATCGGGATGTTCTCGGTCTTGAGCGTGTGCTTGCCCGGGCCGAACAGATCGGCGTACTGGCCGGCGGCGACGAACTGGACCTGCTGCGACTCGCGCACGATCAGCTGGGCGCCGTTCTTGATCTCTTTGTCGTCGTCGGGAAAGCGGTACGACAGGGTGTCGCGCGAGTCATCGGTCCACTCGATGATTTCCAGCAGCTCGCCCTTGATGAAACCCAGAATGCTCATGTTCCGCTCCCTGCCCGTGGTGATCGGCCCGCCTGCGATGGATGGGCTCGTCTGTGATGGGTTCGATTCTAGTGGACCCAGGTCGAAAGGACGTCGGACGGGGCCGGGACCGGACGGGCCCCCCGCTGCCGCCGGCGCGGCGCGGCCGGACCCGCGCCCGCTTTGCGGATTCTGGCGGGTCGCCCGCGCGGCCGGCTGCCCGCGACGGGACCGGCCCGGCGGGCCGGTCGCACCCAGGCGAGCGGCGGCGCCCCGGCCGTTTTCATGCCGTTGCCCGCGCCAACGTCGAACTGAGCGCCCGGTCGCGTCCCAACGGGCGAACCGACACACCCGGTATCGGTGGCAGCCGCGATGGGTGGCACACTCGGCATCTGACGCCTATCGCGGGGACCTCGCCAACCTGAACGCTTGACAAACGCGGCGCGCTAGCGCGTCCTATCGGGCGTGCGCCCGGCCCCGTATCGGACGGGTCTCGCGTACTTCAGGGGAGTTTTTAATCAATGATCGTCGCCAACAATGACCGGCAATACAGCCGGCTGTCCGCTGTAAAGCAGGTGTCCGTCGTGCTCGCGCTCGGATGCGCGCTGGCGGCCTGCGGAAAGAAGGAAGACGCCGCACCCGCCACGGACGCGGCGCCCACGGCCGCGGCCACCGCTCCGGCGGTGACTGCGCAGACCGCCGTCTCGGCCAAGGTTTCGGCCATGTCGGTGGATCAGTTGCGCGAAGCCGCGCGCAAGGCTTATGTCGAAAACCGCCTGTACGCCCCGGCCGAAGACAACGCGGTCGAGTACTACCTGGCCCTGCGCGAGAAGGCTCCGGCCGATGCGGCGGCGTCCAGCGCCCTGACCGACCTGCTGCCGATGACGGTCATCGCGACCGAACAGAGCGTGGGCCGGGAAGACTTCAGCGAAGCCCAGCGCCTGTCGGCGCTGATCGAACGCGCCGATCCGCAGCACCCGGCCCTGGCCCGGCTCAAGGCCAGCGTCGGCGCCGCCCAGGACGCCCAGGCCAAGCGCGCCGAGCAGGAAAAGCTGACCGCCGAAGAGCAGGCCAAGAAACAGGCCGAGCTCGAGAAGCAGCGTCAGCAGCAGCAGCAACAGCAACAGCAGCAGGCCGCCCAGCAACTGGCGACCCAGCAGGCCGCCGAGCGCCAGGCGGCGACGCAGCGCGAAGCCGAGCAGCGTGCGGCCGAGCAACGCGCCGCCGAACAGCGCGCCAGCGAGCAACGCGCCGCGGCGCAGCGGGCCGCGGCCAGCGAGCGCGCGGCCCCGGCCGCGGCGGCGCCGAGCGAACTGCGCGCGGTGTCGACTCCGGCTCCGCGTTACCCGCCCGAAGCCCTGCGCGCCGGCCAGTCCGGCGAAGTCCAGGTCGAGTTCACCGTCGCCACCGACGGTTCGGTCACCGCCGCGCGCGTGGTCCGTTCCAACCCGGCACGGGTGTTCGACCGCGAGGCGGTCAATGCGGTGCGCAAGTGGCGGTTCCAGCCGGTGCCGTCGCCGGTCACCACCCGCCGCACGATCGGCTTCAACCCGGGCGGCGGTTGATCCGTCGCGTTCCGGGGCACTCCCGCAACAACGAAAAAGCCCGGCGCGAGCCGGGCTTTTTCGTGTCCGCGGCCCGGCCCGCGCGGGGCCGGAGCCGAGAGCCGGGGCTCAGCCCGACACCGCCAGCGACTCGTTGTGATAGCGGCGCACGGCCGCGTACCAGAGCAGGCCGGCGAGGGCGAAGCTGCAGCCCAGGTACACGCCCCACACCGACGGCTCGATGGCTTCGGCCCGGATCACCTTCAGCAGCAGCTGGTTCTGGGCCAGGAACGGCACCGCGAACTGCCACAGCTGGGTTTTGATCGGGTTGACCATCAGCACGAAGGTCGGCAGCAGCGGCAGCAGCATCAGCCAGGTGAAGTGGCTCTGCGCTTCCTTGACGCTCTTGGCCGTGGCCGCCAGGAAGGTCAGCAGGGCGGTGCCGAAGAAGCACATCGGGGTCAGGATCAGCAGCATCTTGCCGATCGCCGCCAGGCGCACGTCGAGCATCTGGCTCAGGCCGCGGCCCAGCTGCGCGCTGAGCTTGAAC is part of the Lysobacter firmicutimachus genome and encodes:
- a CDS encoding energy transducer TonB, coding for MIVANNDRQYSRLSAVKQVSVVLALGCALAACGKKEDAAPATDAAPTAAATAPAVTAQTAVSAKVSAMSVDQLREAARKAYVENRLYAPAEDNAVEYYLALREKAPADAAASSALTDLLPMTVIATEQSVGREDFSEAQRLSALIERADPQHPALARLKASVGAAQDAQAKRAEQEKLTAEEQAKKQAELEKQRQQQQQQQQQQAAQQLATQQAAERQAATQREAEQRAAEQRAAEQRASEQRAAAQRAAASERAAPAAAAPSELRAVSTPAPRYPPEALRAGQSGEVQVEFTVATDGSVTAARVVRSNPARVFDREAVNAVRKWRFQPVPSPVTTRRTIGFNPGGG
- the dkgB gene encoding 2,5-didehydrogluconate reductase DkgB, which produces MKIPAFGLGTYRLKGQTAIDSVRTGLELGYRHIDTAQIYGNEAEVGQAIADSGVARDTLFLTTKIWTENLSRERLIPSLRDSLAKLRTDRVDLTLIHWPSPGGAVPVAESLQALAEAQDAGLTGAIGVSNFNIALLREAFDAVGAPRIATNQVELHPYLQNRILAAFAREHGLHLTSYMTLAYGKVLADPVLSEIAARHDATVAQVALAWAMQQGHAVIPSSTRRENLAGNLRAQNLRLSEDDMARIAALDRGERLVDPEGLAPKWD
- a CDS encoding SPFH and helix-turn-helix domain-containing protein translates to MSILGFIKGELLEIIEWTDDSRDTLSYRFPDDDKEIKNGAQLIVRESQQVQFVAAGQYADLFGPGKHTLKTENIPILSTILGWKYGFNSPFKCDVYYLNTRLFTGNKWGTSNPVMMRDADFGVVRLRAFGTYDFRIVDPPKFLKEVAGTDQNFRLDEFADTMRSRIVSVFTDALATAKVPALDVASRYGELGEALLPLINPAMTAKYGIEITGFVLENVSVPPEVEKAIDARSSMSAVGNLNDYVKFQMGSAMGQGGDAAAAAAVPAQMAVGFGIAQEMMRSMQNAQPAAPAAGAAAAAGAGALEVLTPEQAAATLGVSVEDVMAAIAVGDLKARKIGSATRIAKSALEEFLRG
- a CDS encoding zinc ribbon domain-containing protein, which gives rise to MDNATVGKHPCPECGGDLQWNASKQALACPYCGTVVPWSPAQEAQGTAVVELDLARALAEHPSEQRGYGGDAERREVQCRSCKAISVFVDGKVAQRCEFCGSPSIIAHESLGDAITPQSVLPFKFSDGQVRDAIRKWYGTRWFAPNRLKTAALTDTLKGVYLPYWTFDAHVAARWRAEAGYYYYETESYIENGQRRTREVRRVRWEPASGALQHFFDDELVPGTVGVHAGLLEQIGQFPTTTDLKAYSPEFVRGWLVERYQVDLRRASELNTESMQQQTRQLCANDVPGDTHRNLQVQADYSGRTFKHILVPVWLVSYTYGSRNFQVLANGYTGQIAGERPYSWVKIFFAALAALIVAVIVFGLFGGQR